The proteins below are encoded in one region of Oncorhynchus nerka isolate Pitt River linkage group LG15, Oner_Uvic_2.0, whole genome shotgun sequence:
- the mtif2 gene encoding translation initiation factor IF-2, mitochondrial translates to MNRATSLIRRMRLITHTDPTLVANYLPFPIFAPAWTPAPPLTCHHARYLATKQGKGHSKVQKVKPKQDKQEVEIKQKMTVSALAQAMNKDFDHVFEALLNTSVDLDSLEPHSVLEEQWIKEVVKRSGMKFKWAKLVESKERENKDTQRRDPPDPAVLVSRPPVVTIMGHVDHGKTTLLDSLRKSQVAAGEAGGITQHIGAFLVQLPSGEKITFLDTPGHAAFSAMRARGALATDIVILVVAADDGVMKQTIESILHAKKAQVPIIVAVNKCDKHQADPARVKQELLSHDVVCEEYGGEVQAIHVSALKGDNLLELAEATVTLAEVMELKGDPTGLVEGTIIESRSDKGKGPVTTAIVQRGTLKKGCTLVAGKTWAKVRFLFDENNCTVKEAGPSTAVEIVGWKELPSAGEEILEVESEKRAREVVDWRCYQEEQDKLKEDMQAIEVKQREHQESYKKEREPLAHLSWRQRKSALYKANKKLMAMRPSEKLESQELSLPLIVKGDVDGSVEAILNILESYDAHHQCQMEVVHFGIGDVSENDLNLAETFSGTIYGFNVGVNKSIQQMATKKGIMLKMHKVIYKLIDDLKDELSSKLPPSVKENVIGEASVLAMFDVTVGKKKVPVAGCRVQKGQLDRKMKFRLVRGRDVIWEGSLTALKHHKDDVQMVKTGMECGLSVDQDIEFRAGDEVVCYEETETRQTISWDPGF, encoded by the exons ATGAATCGGGCGACCTCCCTGATAAGGAGGATGAGACTGATAACCCATACCGACCCTACACTGGTTGCAAACTACCTCCCTTTCCCTATCTTTGCTCCAGCTTGGACCCCTGCACCTCCACTGACCTGCCACCATGCCAGATACCTTGCTACTAAGCAG GGTAAAGGCCATAGTAAAGTTCAGAAAGTCAAACCGAAGCAGGACAAACAGGAAGTAGAAATAAAACAGAAGATGACGGTGTCTGCACTGGCTCAAGCTATGAACAAAGACTTTG ATCATGTCTTTGAGGCTCTGCTCAACACCTCAGTGGACCTGGATTCCCTAGAGCCCCACTCTGTTCTGGAGGAGCAGTGGATCAAGGAGGTTGTGAAGAGGTCTGGGATGAAGTTCAAGTGGGCCAAGCTGGTGGAGTCCAAAGAGCGTGAGAACAAAGACACTCAGAGAAG AGATCCACCAGATCCGGCCGTCCTGGTGTCTCGTCCTCCTGTCGTCACCATAATGGGCCACGTAGATCACGGAAAGACCACTCTGTTGGACAGCCTTAGGAAGAGCCAGGTGGCTGCGGGGGAAGCAGGGGGCATCACCCAGCACATTGGGGCCTTCCTGG TTCAACTTCCTTCGGGGGAAAAGATCACCTTCTTGGACACCCCAGGGCACGCAGCCTTCTCCGCCATGAGGGCCCGTGGAGCTTTGgctacagacattgtcatcctggtTGTTGCTGCAGATGACGGAGTCATGAAGCAGACGATTGAATCCATCCTACATGCCAAAAAAGCCCAAG TGCCAATCATTGTGGCAGTGAACAAGTGTGACAAGCATCAAGCTGACCCAGCGCGTGTGAAGCAGGAACTACTATCCCATGATGTGGTATGCGAGGAGTATGGAGGAGAGGTTCAGGCTATCCACGTTTCTGCCCTGAAG GGGGACAATCTGCTGGAGCTGGCAGAGGCCACGGTGACCCTGGCGGAGGTGATGGAGCTGAAGGGTGACCCGACAGGCCTAGTGGAGGGCACCATTATCGAGAGCCGCTCGGATAAGGGCAAGGG GCCAGTTACGACAGCAATTGTCCAGCGAGGCACGTTAAAAAAGGGCTGCACTTTGGTTGCGGGGAAGACATGGGCCAAGGTGCGCTTCTTGTTTGACGAGAACAACTGCACAGTGAAGGAAGCTGGGCCGAGCACTGCTGTGGAGATAGTGGGGTGGAAGGAGCTCCCCTCTGCCGGCGAGGAGATCCTGGAAGTAGAGTCTGAG AAAAGAGCAAGGGAGGTGGTGGACTGGCGGTGCTACCAGGAGGAACAGGACAAACTGAAGGAGGACATGCAAGCCATTGAGGTAAAGCAACGGGAGCACCAAGAGAGCTATAAGAAGGAGCGAGAGCCCCTGGCCCACCTCAGCTGGAGGCAAAGGAAGTCTGCTCTGTACAAGGCCAACAAAAAGCTCATGGCCATGCGGCCCAGCGAGAAATTGGAGTCCCAAGAGCTCTCCCTACCACTCATTGTCAAAG GTGATGTGGATGGCTCTGTCGAGGCTATCCTGAACATCTTGGAGAGCTACGATGCGCATCACCAGTGCCAGATGGAGGTGGTCCACTTTGGCATCGGAGATGTTTCCGAGAACGATCTCAACCTGGCCGAGACCTTCTCAG GCACCATATACGGCTTCAATGTGGGTGTCAATAAGTCCATTCAGCAGATGGCCACTAAGAAAGGCATCATGCTAAAGATGCACAAAGTTATCTACAAACTCATCGACGACCTAAAGGACGAGCTGAGCAGTAAACTCCCTCCGTCTGTGAAGGAGAATGTgatcg GGGAGGCATCTGTCCTGGCCATGTTTGACGTGACTGTTGGGAAGAAGAAAGTGCCTGTCGCCGGCTGTAGAGTTCAGAAGGGTCAGCTAGATAGAAAGATGAAGTTCCGTCTGGTCCGAGGCCGAGACGTCATCTGGGAGG GCTCCTTGACAGCACTGAAGCACCACAAAGATGATGTCCAGATGGTGAAGACGGGGATGGAGTGTGGCCTCTCTGTGGATCAGGACATCGAGTTTAGAGCTGGAGATGAAGTAGTGTGCTACGAAGAGACTGAGACGAGGCAAACAATTTCCTGGGATCCAGGATTTTAG